One genomic region from Ferrimicrobium sp. encodes:
- a CDS encoding proton-conducting transporter membrane subunit, with product MTAIVGDLLFPALVGIFVLALLGLLITPRWAGVVSSVALWFAVACFVVTTSMGAVGGEIGVAGGDVGLRFSSFALLWSSTVLLVGAIVMTFAERYLKGNPALPVIRAAGSGVVLSIVMVVAAVNIVTLMVAWWMVGLAYIVAFRYRGRSSSVRTLVRAFALGDVLVTAGFVLLLIRVGNQPIAQLDQHPQLGGWSLPIAMLLAVGMLVRSAQGPFLGWLRVTVDAPTPVSALLHAGVINGGMIVIIRLAPVVLGTAPALWLLAGVGGLTAVFAVVSARYRGDYKGRLVLSTSAQMGFVLVEIAVGAFALALVHLCLHAAYKAWLFLSSSSQIATTLPPSRPRLSTPSRPRALSVWWVLTVAFLGALAMVVLEGNPVSTLAVVLGSFAFVTALTYLWRLHADRSGWYRLIQADVGVVFAFGLLGLLVHLVTNDTSTSLSTAGFSSLSPWWLLVVGLSVVLVGSLAKRPKVGRVLASLADGVGQIRGYRNRDVTTLAPISIEPDELKLAG from the coding sequence ATGACGGCGATTGTTGGAGATCTGTTGTTCCCTGCTCTCGTAGGGATTTTCGTTCTGGCGCTCCTGGGTCTGCTGATCACGCCCCGTTGGGCCGGTGTGGTGAGTTCCGTGGCACTTTGGTTTGCTGTGGCTTGCTTTGTCGTCACCACCTCTATGGGAGCCGTTGGTGGCGAGATCGGCGTTGCCGGTGGTGATGTTGGTCTTCGCTTTAGCTCCTTTGCCTTGCTCTGGTCCTCCACGGTCTTGCTCGTCGGTGCTATCGTGATGACCTTCGCTGAGCGATATCTCAAGGGAAACCCGGCGTTGCCGGTGATACGGGCGGCGGGATCTGGCGTCGTGCTCTCGATTGTGATGGTCGTTGCTGCCGTCAATATCGTCACCTTGATGGTGGCCTGGTGGATGGTCGGCCTTGCGTACATCGTGGCCTTTCGCTATCGTGGTCGATCGTCGAGCGTGCGAACCTTAGTGCGGGCGTTTGCACTCGGCGATGTGCTGGTGACCGCTGGTTTCGTACTCCTCTTGATCAGAGTTGGGAATCAACCGATCGCACAACTTGACCAACATCCTCAACTCGGAGGTTGGTCATTGCCGATTGCGATGTTGCTGGCAGTGGGCATGTTGGTCCGGTCGGCACAGGGACCATTCCTGGGTTGGCTGCGGGTAACGGTGGATGCGCCCACTCCAGTCTCGGCGCTCTTGCATGCGGGGGTGATCAACGGGGGGATGATCGTGATCATTCGGTTGGCGCCGGTCGTGCTTGGCACTGCTCCAGCGCTCTGGCTCTTGGCTGGGGTCGGTGGCCTGACCGCGGTGTTCGCCGTCGTGAGTGCGCGCTACCGCGGTGACTATAAAGGCCGACTCGTGCTTTCGACGAGTGCACAGATGGGGTTTGTCTTGGTCGAAATTGCGGTCGGAGCCTTCGCGCTGGCCTTGGTTCACCTCTGTCTCCATGCCGCCTACAAGGCCTGGCTCTTTCTCTCCAGCTCCTCTCAGATCGCCACCACGCTACCTCCCTCGCGGCCAAGATTGTCAACCCCTTCGCGGCCGCGGGCGCTTTCGGTCTGGTGGGTGCTCACCGTTGCCTTCCTTGGAGCGCTGGCGATGGTGGTGCTGGAGGGCAATCCTGTGAGCACGCTCGCCGTCGTGCTCGGTAGCTTCGCCTTTGTGACGGCGTTGACGTACCTTTGGCGGCTACATGCTGATCGATCTGGGTGGTACCGCCTGATCCAGGCGGACGTTGGGGTGGTGTTCGCCTTCGGTCTCTTGGGTCTGCTTGTCCACCTGGTGACCAACGATACGAGCACTTCCCTGTCGACCGCGGGTTTCTCATCCCTTTCGCCGTGGTGGCTTTTGGTAGTGGGTCTTTCAGTGGTGCTGGTCGGTTCCTTGGCGAAGAGGCCAAAGGTGGGCCGAGTTCTTGCTTCTCTGGCAGACGGAGTAGGTCAGATCCGAGGGTACCGAAACCGTGATGTCACGACCTTGGCGCCGATCAGCATCGAGCCTGATGAACTCAAGCTCGCTGGTTAG
- a CDS encoding putative inorganic carbon transporter subunit DabA — translation MNSSSLVSVMMTTLAQLRAEIDEAGRLIAPLWPLAMGVAMNPLVGLADTPFDAAVGELARWLPLQTLASMESTPTASRDHRRQVRPMGSHGLAEAFDRDIARWCLGLTTGGIVLQGEEGLLDVWRRLYRVDRVTRRLLGAEASAVITSLPTDHEALLLALIGQVDFDATDRVTLFRSLLVRLPGWAGHAKFQELNRAIAPGYPPLRLSDLVTLQLLYRVVTGRLDLLPDQQPTLVETKETMRVGEITTDREDQGSSLSSVLVGAELAYRDRLLDQLRPCDTPREISTAQVQFLLCMDTRSDRMRRRLEQVDGYETYGVAGFFGVPLRIVTPDGLPIRDLAPPLAQPLFELQADLAAVGIDDDAWSLGDPVKAVKEVGVAPYLGAEVGGLLAGFDALRRTLGGHRSFHQDEAQDALVRMECHVHASLGECSSTELDALAISLGGMLTTLGLSQHLAPLVVLVGHRAVSTNNAFAASLQCGACGGSRGTLNAIVAAILLNATSIRTRLSEQGIHLPSSTRFLAGEHITTTDSIGLVGTSGEADAEHPQLAALVETLERLSREAGSRSRRRRSRDWSEVRPEMGLIHNAALVIGDRSLTRHADLAGRVFLHSYHADADVDGSLLADVLLGPMVVAHWINMSYLFSSLEPDVLGAGDKVLHNVVGRFGVFEGNGWDLRVGLPEQSVADGDGQRHAPLRLLVVIDADTTVLDRVLGQHQQLEDLVDGGWVRMVGRSATDGWVERSMSGDWMCLRHEQSRP, via the coding sequence ATGAACTCAAGCTCGCTGGTTAGTGTGATGATGACGACCTTGGCGCAGTTGCGAGCAGAGATCGATGAGGCTGGGAGACTGATCGCCCCCCTCTGGCCATTGGCCATGGGTGTGGCGATGAACCCACTTGTGGGGTTGGCCGATACTCCATTCGATGCTGCAGTGGGCGAGCTGGCTCGATGGCTGCCGCTGCAGACGCTTGCCTCCATGGAGAGCACACCTACAGCCTCGCGGGATCATCGACGGCAAGTACGGCCGATGGGTAGTCATGGGCTTGCGGAGGCGTTTGATCGCGATATCGCTCGCTGGTGTCTCGGGTTGACCACTGGTGGCATTGTCCTCCAAGGTGAGGAGGGCTTGCTCGATGTCTGGAGGCGTCTCTATCGCGTCGATCGAGTGACCCGCCGTCTTTTGGGTGCAGAGGCGTCAGCCGTGATCACGAGCTTACCCACCGACCATGAGGCCCTGTTGCTTGCGCTTATCGGGCAAGTCGACTTCGATGCGACCGATCGAGTGACGCTCTTTCGTTCGCTGTTGGTACGCCTTCCCGGTTGGGCTGGTCATGCAAAGTTCCAGGAGCTGAACCGAGCGATCGCGCCAGGGTACCCGCCACTACGACTCTCTGATCTTGTCACTCTCCAGCTCCTGTATCGCGTGGTGACTGGTCGCCTCGACCTCCTGCCTGATCAGCAGCCGACCTTGGTCGAGACCAAGGAGACCATGCGAGTGGGCGAGATCACAACGGACCGTGAGGATCAGGGATCCTCTCTGTCCTCTGTCTTAGTTGGAGCAGAACTCGCCTATCGGGATAGGCTCCTGGACCAGTTGCGTCCCTGTGATACACCGAGAGAGATCTCCACAGCGCAGGTGCAGTTTCTTCTGTGTATGGATACACGATCAGACCGGATGCGACGCAGGCTTGAACAGGTTGATGGTTATGAGACTTACGGGGTTGCGGGATTCTTCGGCGTGCCGTTGCGCATCGTTACCCCTGATGGCTTACCGATTCGGGATTTAGCTCCACCGCTTGCCCAGCCACTCTTCGAGCTGCAGGCCGATCTGGCGGCGGTAGGTATTGACGATGACGCCTGGTCACTTGGCGATCCGGTCAAGGCGGTCAAGGAGGTCGGGGTGGCACCATACCTTGGTGCCGAAGTAGGGGGTCTGCTCGCTGGATTCGATGCCCTACGGCGAACCCTAGGAGGGCACCGGTCCTTTCATCAGGATGAGGCCCAAGATGCACTTGTGCGTATGGAGTGCCACGTGCATGCTTCACTTGGGGAATGTTCTTCTACGGAGCTCGACGCTCTTGCCATCTCTCTCGGCGGGATGCTGACGACGCTTGGACTCAGCCAGCACCTCGCGCCGCTGGTCGTCTTGGTGGGGCATCGGGCGGTATCGACGAACAACGCCTTTGCTGCTAGTCTCCAATGCGGCGCCTGTGGGGGGAGCCGAGGAACGCTCAATGCCATCGTGGCGGCCATCCTGTTGAATGCCACCTCGATTCGCACCCGCCTTAGTGAGCAGGGGATCCACCTGCCATCCTCGACCCGCTTTCTCGCTGGAGAACACATCACCACGACCGACAGTATTGGGTTGGTAGGCACCTCTGGTGAGGCCGATGCCGAACATCCCCAGTTGGCGGCGCTAGTCGAGACGTTGGAGCGGCTGAGTCGTGAGGCTGGCTCACGATCTCGCCGCCGCCGTTCGAGGGATTGGTCGGAGGTGCGGCCGGAGATGGGTCTCATCCACAATGCTGCGTTGGTTATCGGTGATCGTTCCTTGACGCGTCACGCCGATCTTGCTGGCAGAGTCTTTCTCCACTCCTATCACGCTGATGCCGATGTCGATGGTAGCCTGCTGGCCGATGTCCTGCTTGGTCCGATGGTCGTGGCCCACTGGATCAACATGTCCTATCTCTTCTCGAGCCTTGAACCTGATGTCCTTGGTGCTGGTGACAAAGTGCTGCATAACGTCGTCGGACGATTTGGAGTCTTTGAGGGGAATGGATGGGACCTGCGGGTCGGTTTACCGGAGCAGTCTGTCGCCGACGGTGATGGTCAGCGCCATGCACCACTTCGGCTGCTCGTAGTCATTGATGCTGACACAACGGTGCTTGACCGTGTGCTTGGACAGCATCAACAGCTAGAAGATCTTGTCGATGGTGGTTGGGTGAGAATGGTTGGCCGCTCGGCGACCGATGGTTGGGTCGAGCGCTCGATGTCCGGAGACTGGATGTGCCTCCGGCACGAACAAAGCCGACCATAG
- a CDS encoding alpha/beta hydrolase-fold protein has product MDLQLRPAEAGTLNEHVIESLALRGNPLGDPSARPLVVYTPPGYDENPDRRYPSIYVIQGYTGQVSMWWNHSPFVPTYPKMVDDLFASGDVPHCLVVYVDAWTMYGGSQYVDSIGTGRYHTYLCDDVVSFVDTHYRTIDDPAHRAIQGKSSGGFGAMITPMLRPDRFGALASHAGDTLYELCYGAGFGDAARLLRNWGGSPERWWEDFCARPAFTHPADMTLLGLYGVAACFSPDANGKPVLPFDTQSGRIIDEVWAKWLAWDPVRMVRSHADALKSLRGIWIDAGKSDEYYLDLGAQAFVDELAGIGVSDIHFELFDGKHGNISYRYPLSLAFLAQRIAP; this is encoded by the coding sequence ATGGATCTCCAGTTACGCCCAGCCGAAGCTGGCACACTCAATGAACATGTCATCGAATCATTGGCCCTGCGTGGCAATCCACTGGGGGACCCTAGCGCGCGCCCATTGGTGGTCTATACGCCTCCGGGTTACGACGAAAATCCCGATCGACGATATCCAAGCATCTATGTCATCCAGGGTTACACCGGCCAGGTGAGTATGTGGTGGAATCATAGCCCATTTGTACCCACCTACCCGAAGATGGTTGACGATCTCTTCGCCTCTGGTGACGTGCCCCATTGCCTCGTCGTCTATGTCGACGCTTGGACCATGTACGGAGGTTCGCAGTACGTTGACTCTATTGGAACCGGTCGCTACCACACCTATCTTTGTGACGATGTGGTTTCCTTCGTCGATACCCACTACCGCACGATCGACGACCCCGCCCATCGCGCCATTCAAGGTAAATCAAGTGGCGGTTTTGGGGCGATGATCACACCAATGTTGCGACCTGATCGTTTTGGTGCTCTTGCATCCCATGCAGGCGATACTCTCTATGAACTCTGCTACGGAGCCGGCTTTGGCGATGCAGCACGACTGCTTCGGAATTGGGGAGGATCGCCGGAACGCTGGTGGGAGGACTTCTGTGCTAGACCCGCCTTTACGCATCCTGCCGACATGACCCTGCTTGGCCTCTACGGCGTGGCAGCTTGCTTCTCTCCCGATGCCAACGGGAAACCAGTCCTCCCATTCGACACCCAAAGCGGACGTATCATCGACGAGGTATGGGCAAAATGGCTAGCATGGGATCCGGTTCGAATGGTCCGGAGCCACGCCGACGCTCTAAAGAGTCTTCGCGGGATCTGGATCGACGCCGGCAAGAGTGACGAGTACTATCTTGATCTGGGAGCACAAGCCTTTGTCGATGAGCTTGCGGGCATCGGTGTGAGCGACATCCATTTTGAGCTCTTTGATGGCAAGCACGGAAACATCAGTTACCGGTATCCCCTATCTCTCGCCTTTCTTGCGCAACGGATCGCACCGTAG
- a CDS encoding NUDIX domain-containing protein, giving the protein MSVSIDNQRGSVDYRGAAASTPLLAAWTDEERFALVFKRVRGTRLVEGQDEKRTRSLWWSKGDCTMMADDLEGVPAVVRPAVRVICLDGLERVLLLHWRDPIDGRTFWEPPGGGVEEGESEIDAARREMAEETGLPTDTIVGPVVRVQRNSLWAGTRLVAEEPFFVAHVGDAAVQPAALTDEEQATLLGFQWWSVEELREADVVVEPTQLLQLMGEHVGGVWAPEHEG; this is encoded by the coding sequence ATGTCGGTATCCATCGATAATCAGCGAGGGTCGGTTGACTACAGGGGCGCGGCGGCGTCGACGCCGTTACTCGCCGCTTGGACGGATGAAGAGCGGTTCGCGTTAGTCTTCAAGCGTGTGCGGGGGACGAGACTTGTGGAGGGTCAGGATGAGAAGAGGACCAGGAGTCTTTGGTGGTCGAAGGGAGACTGCACCATGATGGCCGATGATTTAGAGGGTGTGCCAGCAGTCGTCAGGCCTGCGGTGCGTGTGATCTGTCTTGATGGTCTCGAACGAGTTCTCCTATTGCATTGGCGTGACCCTATCGATGGAAGAACGTTCTGGGAGCCTCCGGGTGGCGGTGTTGAGGAGGGAGAGTCGGAGATCGATGCAGCCCGCCGGGAGATGGCGGAGGAGACCGGCCTGCCAACAGATACTATCGTTGGTCCTGTCGTTCGAGTGCAGCGTAACAGCCTTTGGGCGGGGACGCGGCTGGTCGCGGAGGAACCGTTTTTTGTGGCGCACGTAGGAGATGCAGCTGTGCAACCAGCTGCACTCACCGATGAAGAGCAAGCGACCTTGCTCGGGTTTCAGTGGTGGTCTGTTGAGGAGCTACGTGAGGCGGACGTCGTGGTAGAGCCCACCCAGTTGCTCCAGTTGATGGGCGAACATGTCGGTGGTGTGTGGGCGCCAGAACATGAGGGCTAG
- a CDS encoding GNAT family protein, with amino-acid sequence MPLDAALHSCELYAANGEDADDRRWTYLPYGPFASAAAYRDWVAQVAGREDPMFFAIVDGTGRAGGVAAYQRIDPLAGTIEVGHLCFSSRLQGTTAATEAMVLMMRTAFDELGFRRYEWKCDVFNTPSRSAAERLGFMYEGTFRQATVVKGRNRDTAWYSLTDGDWRILRPVYEEWLAPSNFDTQGFQRQSLRGLIGMALAR; translated from the coding sequence GTGCCGCTCGACGCCGCACTGCATAGCTGCGAGCTCTATGCGGCGAACGGCGAAGATGCTGATGACCGTCGATGGACCTATCTTCCCTATGGTCCCTTCGCTAGCGCTGCGGCGTACCGTGACTGGGTTGCGCAGGTCGCAGGTCGTGAGGATCCGATGTTTTTTGCTATCGTCGACGGGACCGGACGGGCTGGCGGTGTTGCCGCGTACCAGCGTATCGATCCCTTGGCGGGCACCATCGAGGTTGGACACCTGTGTTTTAGCTCGCGATTGCAAGGCACCACGGCGGCTACTGAGGCGATGGTGTTGATGATGCGCACCGCCTTTGATGAGCTCGGGTTTCGTCGCTATGAGTGGAAATGTGATGTGTTCAATACTCCCTCCCGAAGTGCTGCCGAACGCCTCGGTTTCATGTATGAGGGAACTTTTCGTCAGGCGACGGTGGTTAAGGGGCGTAACCGAGACACCGCCTGGTATTCACTGACGGACGGGGATTGGCGGATCTTGCGACCGGTCTATGAAGAATGGCTCGCTCCGTCAAACTTTGATACACAGGGATTTCAGCGGCAGTCGCTCAGGGGACTGATCGGGATGGCGCTCGCACGGTGA
- a CDS encoding DUF6458 family protein, giving the protein MNRPFGTGIIVLGIVLAAAGAIMKYAVTASTTGFSITEVGLILLIVGVVTLILGIVVSLSSGRRHTVTTEQVQNTPDGTMRSVDSKDNLG; this is encoded by the coding sequence ATGAACCGTCCATTTGGTACAGGAATAATAGTTTTAGGAATCGTACTAGCAGCAGCTGGAGCGATTATGAAGTACGCCGTCACCGCTAGTACGACGGGATTTTCAATCACTGAGGTTGGTCTGATTTTGCTTATCGTGGGAGTCGTGACCTTGATTTTGGGAATTGTAGTGAGTCTGTCAAGTGGGCGCCGTCATACGGTAACCACTGAACAGGTGCAAAACACTCCAGATGGGACCATGCGATCGGTAGACAGTAAGGACAATCTGGGCTAG